The Capsicum annuum cultivar UCD-10X-F1 unplaced genomic scaffold, UCD10Xv1.1 ctg60266, whole genome shotgun sequence genome includes the window AGCTCAAGTAGCGATAAATCAGAACTTGCTCTTGCAGGTGCCGCGGTTGCATCTGCAGATTTAGCCTCTCAGATTTCACAAGTGAAGTCAAAAGAGGGTCTGAAAAAGTGCACAGCTTGTCGTAAGCGTGTGGGCTTAACGGGGTTCAGTTGCAAATgtagtatttgtttttttaaagtaaaagtcttatcacttcaatcaaaatttaaattttcagccttttatttttacaatatcaaaattattttaaaccacagagagcaatttattctttttggttgGTTCTACATAAGTAAACCAGTTTTCTTCGACAATTCATTGTTCATATTACTGTGATTTCTCGAGTAAAAATTGGATCTTTAaagctaaagttaaagaaaacaagaatttaGAGGGACCTCACTTTCCACATTTATCATCTTACAATTGGAAAAAGTAACAAACACAACTACAAAGATCAAACATCTTTTGTTTAGAACTGAAAATTGATTGAGACAGTGAGCTATCCAAGAGACAA containing:
- the LOC124893481 gene encoding zinc finger A20 and AN1 domain-containing stress-associated protein 8-like — protein: MNMCSKCQKDMILLKQEHAKLAAASSQDVVRRSSSSDKSELALAGAAVASADLASQISQVKSKEGLKKCTACRKRVGLTGFSCK